One genomic region from Sciurus carolinensis chromosome 2, mSciCar1.2, whole genome shotgun sequence encodes:
- the Socs4 gene encoding suppressor of cytokine signaling 4, whose protein sequence is MAESSENNSKNVDVRPKTSRSRSADRKDGYVWSGKKLSWSKKSESCSDAETVDAIEKTEIPLRSQERKHSCSSIELDLDHSCGHRFLGRSLKQKLQDAVGQCFPIKNCSSRHSSGLPSKRKIHISELMLDKCPFPPRSDLAFRWHFIKRHTAPISPKPDEWVSTDLSQSELRDGQLKQRRNMEDVNCVSHTNVQPCVITTNNASCRGDLMTDSVMNLDSNNSIEDSDMDSDDEIITLCTSSRKRNKPKWEMDDDILQLETPPKYHTQIDYVHCLVPDLLQINNNPCYWGVMDKYAAEALLEGKPEGTFLLRDSAQEDYLFSVSFRRYSRSLHARIEQWNHNFSFDAHDPCVFHSPDITGLLEHYKDPSACMFFEPLLSTPLIRTFPFSLQHICRTVICNCTTYDGIDALPIPSSMKLYLKEYHYKSKVRVLRIDAPEQQC, encoded by the coding sequence ATGGCAGAAAGTagtgaaaataatagtaaaaatgtaGATGTAAGGCCCAAAACTAGTCGGAGTAGAAGTGCTGACAGAAAGGATGGTTATGTGTGGAGTGGAAAGAAGTTGTCTTGGTCCAAAAAGAGTGAGAGTTGTTCAGATGCTGAAACAGTGGATGCtatagagaaaactgaaattcctTTAAGGAGCCAAGAAAGAAAGCACAGCTGTTCATCCATCGAGCTGGACTTAGATCATTCCTGTGGTCATAGATTTTTAGGCCGATCTCTTAAACAAAAATTGCAAGATGCTGTGGGACAGTGTTTTCCAATAAAGAATTGTAGTAGTCGGCACTCTTCGGGGCTTCcatctaaaagaaaaattcatatcaGTGAACTAATGTTAGATAAGTGTCCTTTCCCACCTCGATCAGATTTAGCCTTCAGATGGCATTTTATTAAACGACACACTGCTCCTATAAGTCCCAAACCAGATGAATGGGTAAGCACAGACTTGTCTCAGAGTGAATTGAGGGATGGTCagctaaaacaaagaagaaacatgGAAGATGTAAACTGTGTCTCTCATACCAATGTTCAACCTTGTGTCATAACTACCAACAATGCTTCATGTAGAGGTGATCTCATGACTGACTCTGTGATGAACCTGGATTCAAATAACAGTATAGAAGATAGTGATATGGATTCAGATGATGAAATTATAACACTTTGCACAagttcaagaaaaagaaacaaacccaaatggGAAATGGATGATGATATCCTACAGTTGGAAACACCTCCTAAGTACCACACCCAGATTGATTATGTACACTGTCTTGTACCAGACCTCCTTCAGATCAATAACAATCCATGTTACTGGGGAGTTATGGATAAATATGCAGCTGAAGCTCTACTAGAAGGAAAACCAGAAGGTACCTTTTTACTTCGAGACTCAGCACAGGAAGACTATTTATTCTCTGTTAGTTTTAGACGCTATAGTCGTTCCCTCCACGCTAGAATTGAACAGTGGAATCACAACTTTAGCTTTGATGCACATGATCCTTGTGTCTTCCATTCTCCTGATATTACTGGGCTCCTGGAACATTATAAGGACCCAAGCGCCTGTATGTTCTTTGAACCACTTTTATCCACTCCTTTAATTCGGACTTTCCCCTTTTCCCTGCAGCATATTTGCAGAACAGTTATTTGTAATTGTACAACTTATGATGGCATTGATGCCCTTCCAATTCCTTCTTCtatgaaattatatttgaagGAATATCATTATAAATCAAAAGTTAGAGTACTCAGGATTGATGCACCAGAACAACAATGCTAG